In Rubripirellula tenax, the following are encoded in one genomic region:
- the alaS gene encoding alanine--tRNA ligase — MKTDELREKYLDFFQSKGCTVCPSDVLVPAWDPSVLFTPAGMNQFKDHFLGKVKLDFTKATTCQKCLRTGDIDNVGRTAFHHTFFEMLGNFSFGDYFKEEAIHWAWEFLTDKKWLGIPGERLKVTVYKDDDDAHGIWHNKIGLPETRISRMDEDENFWPASAPSEGPDGVCGPCSEIYYQLDDGSDVEIWNLVFTQFNRIGAPPNNLHPLPSQNIDTGMGLERTASVLQGVPTNYHIDSLFPIVQAAAEVCGVKYEYNNDNSRRLRRITDHARASVFSIHENVYPGAKDARYVIRRLIRRAVLDGYQMNLREPFLYKLVEAVAETHKNPYPELGQTTARVAEAIEAEERTFFATIDGGMSRIEKLFTQMRSDSQVMVPGAVAADLQTTYGVPPELVQTLAAEQNFTFDWPGYREAMDDHAEASGAGQVVLFQTGPLETLKEALRETPFIGYEQTSAKAIVKGIITGVGGKGDEGQLLSHVDRPDSTPLRVVLDHSPFYGESGGQVGDVGTIEGKDFTFEVTDTQKHAALIVHHGNLVRGSIHEGVECQAVVDTDRRTALARAHSATHILHHALHNHVGRHAEQQGSKVEADRLRFDFTNPKAIPDETLVLIEQDVLKLVAAGEPIRWDTVSLADAREAGAMMLFGEKYPDPCRMVAMGQFSRELCGGTHLTNTAEVEAFEVVVEESVSTGTRRIEALTGERAKEHREQTRQLLSQVASAVGCKESDAMAATEALMEEVRSLKKELSAGKPAEHSPTFKYQAGGPKTDTSDYNAVRSAVRAITRRLNVAISDVTDRVEALLADRSKLVEELKQVTAGGELSADDLIAGAEKIGDTLLIVSDTPGANPNVMRGWIDQIRKKAGVPTAILLAAVQGDKVLLVGGLSHDLVDRGLKAGEWVGQAAKMVGGGGGGRPDMAQAGGSDPSKLPEALAEAKSTMRAKLSAN; from the coding sequence ATGAAAACTGACGAACTTCGCGAAAAGTATCTCGACTTCTTCCAATCCAAGGGCTGCACGGTCTGTCCCAGTGACGTGCTGGTCCCCGCCTGGGATCCGTCGGTCTTGTTCACGCCGGCCGGGATGAACCAGTTCAAGGATCACTTCCTGGGCAAGGTCAAGCTGGACTTCACGAAGGCGACGACGTGCCAAAAGTGTCTGCGAACGGGTGACATCGACAATGTCGGTCGAACGGCGTTCCACCATACGTTTTTTGAGATGCTGGGCAACTTTTCGTTCGGCGACTACTTCAAAGAGGAAGCGATCCACTGGGCTTGGGAGTTTTTGACAGACAAAAAGTGGTTGGGAATCCCCGGCGAACGACTGAAAGTCACCGTCTACAAAGACGACGACGATGCGCACGGCATTTGGCACAACAAGATCGGTTTGCCGGAGACGCGAATTTCGCGAATGGACGAAGACGAGAACTTCTGGCCAGCGTCGGCGCCCAGCGAAGGCCCCGACGGCGTTTGCGGTCCGTGCAGCGAAATTTACTACCAACTCGACGACGGCAGCGATGTCGAGATTTGGAACTTGGTCTTCACGCAGTTCAACCGCATCGGAGCTCCGCCTAACAACCTGCATCCCTTGCCCAGTCAGAACATTGACACCGGAATGGGGCTGGAACGAACGGCCAGCGTTTTGCAGGGCGTTCCCACGAACTACCACATCGACAGCCTGTTTCCGATCGTCCAGGCCGCTGCAGAAGTGTGCGGCGTCAAATACGAATACAACAACGACAACAGTCGCCGATTGCGGCGCATCACCGACCACGCGCGGGCCAGCGTGTTTTCGATTCATGAAAATGTCTATCCCGGCGCCAAAGATGCTCGCTACGTGATCCGCCGGCTGATTCGCCGCGCCGTTCTAGACGGCTATCAAATGAACTTGCGCGAGCCATTCTTGTACAAATTGGTCGAAGCCGTCGCCGAGACTCACAAGAATCCGTATCCCGAACTTGGCCAGACGACGGCGCGCGTCGCCGAGGCGATCGAGGCTGAAGAGCGGACATTCTTTGCGACCATCGACGGCGGCATGTCTCGCATCGAAAAACTGTTCACCCAGATGCGATCCGATTCGCAAGTGATGGTCCCCGGCGCCGTTGCCGCGGACTTGCAAACGACCTATGGCGTGCCGCCCGAATTGGTGCAAACGCTTGCCGCCGAACAGAACTTTACGTTCGATTGGCCCGGTTACCGCGAAGCGATGGACGATCATGCCGAAGCCAGCGGCGCCGGCCAAGTCGTGCTGTTCCAAACCGGTCCCCTGGAAACCTTGAAGGAAGCGCTGCGTGAAACGCCGTTCATCGGCTACGAACAAACTTCCGCAAAAGCGATCGTCAAAGGCATCATCACCGGCGTGGGCGGCAAGGGTGATGAGGGGCAACTGTTAAGCCACGTCGATCGCCCCGATTCAACACCGCTTCGCGTCGTGCTGGATCATTCGCCTTTCTACGGTGAATCGGGCGGCCAGGTGGGCGACGTCGGCACCATCGAAGGCAAGGACTTCACCTTCGAAGTCACCGACACCCAAAAACACGCTGCCTTGATCGTCCATCACGGGAATTTGGTTCGCGGATCCATCCACGAAGGCGTGGAGTGCCAAGCCGTCGTTGACACCGATCGCCGAACGGCGCTGGCCCGCGCCCACTCGGCAACGCACATTTTGCACCACGCTCTGCACAATCACGTCGGCCGACACGCCGAACAACAGGGCAGCAAGGTCGAAGCGGACCGTTTGCGTTTCGACTTTACCAACCCCAAAGCGATCCCCGACGAGACCTTGGTTTTGATCGAGCAGGACGTTTTGAAGTTGGTCGCCGCCGGGGAACCGATTCGATGGGACACCGTTTCGCTTGCCGACGCGCGTGAAGCCGGCGCCATGATGCTGTTTGGTGAGAAATATCCCGATCCGTGCCGGATGGTTGCGATGGGCCAATTCAGTCGCGAATTGTGCGGCGGCACGCACCTGACCAATACCGCCGAAGTCGAAGCGTTCGAAGTCGTCGTCGAGGAAAGCGTTTCGACGGGAACACGACGAATCGAAGCGTTGACGGGTGAACGAGCGAAGGAACACCGTGAACAGACTCGGCAATTGCTGTCGCAAGTTGCATCCGCCGTCGGTTGCAAAGAATCCGACGCGATGGCCGCCACCGAAGCATTGATGGAAGAAGTCCGCTCGCTAAAGAAAGAACTGTCGGCCGGCAAACCCGCCGAACACTCACCGACGTTCAAGTACCAAGCCGGCGGCCCGAAAACGGACACGTCGGACTATAACGCGGTCCGTTCGGCCGTTCGCGCGATCACGCGCCGATTGAACGTGGCCATTTCGGATGTAACCGATCGTGTCGAAGCCCTGTTGGCCGATCGATCTAAGTTGGTCGAAGAACTGAAGCAAGTGACCGCGGGAGGCGAATTGTCTGCGGACGACCTGATCGCAGGGGCCGAAAAGATCGGCGACACGTTGTTGATCGTATCCGACACGCCAGGAGCAAATCCGAACGTGATGCGAGGATGGATCGACCAGATTCGCAAGAAAGCGGGCGTTCCAACAGCAATCCTGCTGGCTGCCGTTCAAGGCGATAAAGTTTTGTTGGTCGGTGGGTTGAGTCACGATTTGGTTGACCGCGGCTTGAAGGCCGGCGAATGGGTCGGCCAAGCCGCCAAAATGGTCGGCGGCGGCGGCGGCGGGCGTCCCGACATGGCCCAAGCCGGCGGCAGCGACCCCAGCAAACTGCCCGAGGCGTTGGCGGAAGCAAAGTCCACGATGCGAGCGAAGCTGAGCGCGAACTAG